The proteins below are encoded in one region of Haloterrigena turkmenica DSM 5511:
- a CDS encoding FAD-dependent oxidoreductase, with amino-acid sequence MATKDTPSNASETVHVDVVVVGSGVGGLAAAVTAADADLSVVVLEKGSVFGGSSGLSGAQLWMPTNRHMDDVGVDDSVEEGIDYMAALAGDFYANRGAARRYIESATEAVAYFEDEIGLELQVIGGMPDYHTSYPGAKAEGRYLEPRPLPRDEIPATLPNSPHLPGGATNDELLTWGGAFTVGAWDWDVIDRRREENVATMGTALIGYFLRAADERGVDYHTNATVTDLVDDGDDVVGVEVAHRSLPSEIRAREGVVLATGAYDWNPDMVESFEDTPSEHVVSAAVPTATGDGHRLAANRGAKLGTYPPIGGAKGFFIAVPDREFLGEPLYRYCYNVGLPHAIAINADGERFCDESFYPDQAAELYDPTGEYPQFPSYMVFDESYRRRYPLGNTKPGDSYPDEFLAAKATDLEGLAEQLNIDGATLQSTVERFNEGARRGEDPEFGCGENEWANLWCGDPTHDPNPNLGPIDEPPFYAVRLYVGLSSMSNTGLVTDDHGRVVDWNERPIDGLYATGSVCAPVEWGIGYQSGLQNGRSLTYGFLAGTHLSSRADG; translated from the coding sequence CGGTGACCGCCGCGGACGCCGATCTCTCAGTCGTCGTCCTCGAGAAGGGATCGGTCTTCGGCGGCTCGAGCGGACTCTCGGGTGCGCAGCTGTGGATGCCGACGAACCGTCATATGGACGACGTCGGCGTCGACGACTCCGTCGAGGAAGGCATCGACTACATGGCCGCACTCGCCGGCGATTTCTACGCGAACCGCGGCGCAGCGCGGCGCTACATCGAGTCCGCCACAGAGGCCGTCGCGTACTTCGAGGACGAGATCGGTCTCGAACTGCAGGTGATCGGCGGGATGCCTGACTATCACACGTCGTATCCCGGAGCGAAAGCAGAGGGACGGTACCTCGAGCCGCGACCGCTTCCGCGAGACGAGATCCCGGCGACACTGCCGAACTCGCCGCACCTGCCGGGCGGCGCGACCAACGACGAACTCCTGACGTGGGGCGGCGCGTTCACGGTCGGAGCGTGGGACTGGGACGTGATCGACCGTCGTCGCGAGGAGAACGTCGCGACGATGGGGACCGCCCTCATTGGGTACTTCCTCCGCGCGGCGGACGAACGGGGCGTCGACTACCATACGAACGCGACCGTGACCGACCTCGTAGACGACGGCGACGACGTCGTCGGCGTCGAAGTAGCGCACCGATCGCTCCCGTCGGAAATCCGGGCGCGCGAGGGCGTCGTCCTCGCGACCGGCGCCTACGACTGGAACCCGGATATGGTCGAGTCGTTCGAGGACACGCCGTCCGAACACGTGGTCTCCGCGGCCGTGCCGACCGCGACCGGCGACGGCCACCGACTGGCCGCGAACCGCGGCGCGAAGCTCGGGACCTATCCGCCGATCGGCGGGGCGAAGGGGTTCTTCATCGCCGTTCCCGACCGGGAGTTCCTCGGCGAGCCGCTGTACCGCTACTGTTACAACGTCGGCCTCCCGCACGCCATCGCGATCAATGCCGACGGGGAGCGGTTCTGCGACGAGTCGTTCTACCCCGATCAGGCCGCCGAACTGTACGATCCGACCGGAGAGTACCCGCAGTTTCCCTCGTACATGGTGTTCGACGAATCGTATCGCCGGCGGTATCCGCTCGGGAACACGAAGCCGGGCGACTCGTATCCGGACGAGTTTCTCGCGGCGAAAGCGACCGATCTCGAGGGACTCGCCGAACAGCTGAACATCGACGGCGCGACGCTGCAGTCGACGGTCGAGCGATTCAACGAGGGCGCTCGCCGCGGCGAGGACCCCGAGTTCGGATGCGGCGAAAACGAGTGGGCTAACCTGTGGTGTGGTGATCCAACCCACGACCCGAACCCGAACCTCGGTCCGATCGACGAGCCGCCGTTCTACGCCGTTCGCCTCTACGTCGGACTCTCGAGCATGAGCAACACCGGTCTGGTGACCGACGATCACGGGCGAGTCGTCGACTGGAACGAGCGACCGATCGACGGCCTCTACGCCACCGGTTCAGTTTGCGCGCCGGTCGAATGGGGAATCGGATACCAGAGCGGCCTTCAAAACGGACGGTCGCTCACGTACGGGTTCCTCGCCGGTACCCATCTCAGTTCACGGGCTGACGGCTAA
- a CDS encoding NAD(+)/NADH kinase → MKGRRLATIDEIIAIESPNSDETLARLETWATDRGIGLSTVDVGDDISDVYDETSATLGVTLGGDGTFLEGIKTFAPRNIPLIGVNTGTLAFLARVEPDDLEAALDETIRGRASVDSRQQVRVDAPDVEATGINDVMLQQVPPENPIDRKITRLDVYADDEYVGEFDGTGLAVSTPTGSTGVSLSANGPVHYPVNNHTLQIVPLHTHKLGVRPIVVSPSTEIRIETQGQASMLVDGGRAHTVLSQGDEIVVTGAEQLAHVVRTSYDDHFFTAISKKLGWGIRDAGVPEAKARDGTDGAASATDPTAEEGVDTIERALTIATEAAEAAGEPLRELHGQVESIDVKSDKSDIVTEADHQADRVITTVIRNEFPDHAIFSEESVRQTNADGDYTWVVDPLDGTGNFAHGNPNYSISIGLLEDGVPVMGVVYIPETDELFSAIAGGDVRKDSEPIVTTDRDSLDESMLISGYDPDGTFLTHFYQESRGVRRLGSAALNLCYLASGSADAVWERDTYPWDIAAGLVIARAAGAEFTDETGEPFEFSLDTDEQRTLLGSNGSLHPEILDHLESGLAVPNRSKSVDFAQDGPTEAVADDQ, encoded by the coding sequence ATGAAAGGCCGTAGATTAGCGACGATAGACGAAATTATCGCCATCGAAAGTCCGAACAGTGACGAAACGCTCGCCCGACTGGAGACTTGGGCCACGGATCGAGGTATCGGGCTCTCGACGGTCGACGTCGGAGACGATATCAGCGACGTTTACGACGAGACCAGCGCCACGCTCGGCGTTACGCTCGGCGGTGACGGAACCTTCCTCGAAGGTATCAAAACGTTCGCGCCACGGAATATCCCCCTAATAGGGGTTAACACGGGAACGCTCGCGTTCCTCGCTCGCGTCGAACCCGACGATCTCGAAGCGGCCCTAGACGAGACGATCCGCGGACGAGCGTCGGTTGACAGTCGCCAACAGGTGCGCGTTGATGCACCAGACGTCGAGGCGACGGGGATCAACGACGTGATGCTCCAACAGGTTCCCCCGGAGAATCCGATCGACCGCAAGATCACCCGACTGGACGTCTACGCCGACGACGAGTACGTCGGCGAGTTCGACGGGACCGGCCTGGCCGTTTCGACGCCGACGGGATCGACGGGCGTCTCGCTGTCGGCCAACGGTCCGGTTCACTACCCCGTCAACAACCACACGCTACAGATCGTCCCGCTGCACACCCACAAACTCGGCGTCCGTCCGATCGTCGTCTCACCGTCGACGGAGATTCGGATCGAGACTCAGGGTCAGGCGAGTATGCTCGTCGACGGCGGACGCGCCCACACCGTTCTGAGCCAGGGAGACGAGATCGTCGTTACCGGTGCGGAGCAACTCGCTCACGTCGTCCGGACCAGCTACGACGATCATTTCTTCACAGCGATCTCGAAAAAACTCGGCTGGGGTATTCGCGACGCAGGTGTTCCGGAGGCGAAAGCCCGCGACGGAACTGACGGCGCGGCGAGCGCGACCGATCCAACGGCCGAAGAGGGCGTAGATACCATCGAGCGCGCGCTGACGATCGCCACCGAGGCGGCCGAGGCCGCCGGCGAACCGTTACGCGAACTCCACGGGCAGGTCGAGTCGATCGACGTCAAGAGCGACAAGTCCGACATCGTCACCGAAGCCGACCATCAGGCCGACCGCGTCATCACTACCGTCATTCGGAACGAGTTCCCCGATCACGCGATTTTCTCGGAGGAAAGCGTTCGACAGACGAACGCGGACGGCGACTACACCTGGGTCGTCGACCCGCTCGACGGAACCGGCAACTTCGCTCACGGCAACCCGAACTACTCGATCTCGATCGGGCTCCTCGAGGACGGCGTTCCGGTGATGGGAGTCGTCTACATCCCCGAAACCGACGAGCTGTTCTCCGCGATCGCAGGCGGGGACGTTCGGAAAGACAGCGAACCGATCGTGACGACCGACCGGGACTCCTTAGACGAGAGCATGCTCATCTCCGGGTACGATCCGGACGGAACATTCCTCACACATTTCTACCAGGAGTCTCGCGGCGTCCGCCGGCTCGGTTCGGCCGCGCTCAATCTGTGTTACCTCGCGAGCGGCAGCGCCGATGCCGTCTGGGAGCGCGACACCTACCCCTGGGACATCGCTGCCGGACTCGTTATCGCGCGCGCTGCCGGCGCCGAGTTCACCGACGAAACGGGCGAACCGTTCGAGTTTAGCCTCGACACCGATGAACAGCGGACGTTACTGGGATCCAACGGGTCGCTGCACCCCGAAATTCTCGACCACCTCGAGTCGGGACTCGCCGTTCCAAATCGTTCCAAATCAGTAGACTTCGCTCAAGACGGTCCGACGGAAGCGGTAGCAGACGATCAGTAG